TATCCCCTTACCTCGTAGGCGAGAGCAAAGGTTCCCCAGTGAATGGCCACGGACTGTTTGGCCTGAAGGTCTTGGTGAATCTGAACAGCCTCTTCTGGATCAACATGCTGCCCCTGCATCATATCCCTGAAAAACAAAGGCTTGTTActtttctgactctgtgtggCCACTCTGATATACCTGTATGATCAACTGCCATAACTTCtatcacagagagacagagagacacagacagacaaacctgGGCAGGTAAGCTCCAATGGGGATCGCTGCAAGGTCAAATGGTCCAAAGCGTCGTCCGATCTCCTGGAAGGAGGAGCAGTAGCCGGTGTCGCCAGCGAAGAAGAATCGATGGTCCGGACCCAAAACAGACCAGCTGCcccataaagactggaaaaataaaaataaataaagagctgtATTCATGTACTGAATGTGGTTTGAACTCCAAATAAAAACTGTTTACAGCTACCATCTGATGACTAAATAATGATTCAAACAGTGAGCCTTCGGctattttatttatactgtGACATTACATGTCTATGTACTTTTTATAGTGACTGTAGACACTGAGCTAATCCAACAGTAGCcattaaatgcagaaatgaaTACAAGCTAAAATCTAATCACTATTAATTGTAATGAAGCATTACCTTGTTATCGTCCAGCGCTGTGCGTTTGCTCCAGTGCTGAGAGGGTGTGCACACAAATGTGACATCGTCATGACCCGGGACACAGTTCTCCTCCCACCAGTCCAGCTCCATCACGTTCTCGCAGCCCATCTTCATCAGCCAGTCCATCAAACCCAGGGGCACGAACCTGTGAAACACACACGTGGACTTAATGCAAAGGAACACGATTGTTCCCACATCCTGGCAGACTCAGTAATGCACCGTGGCAGGCCCTTCAGCTCTTACAGCCACAGTCTATATCCGCTGAGTCAGATTAACACACATACCAGCGTAGCTCCCCTCCGAAGCGTGCATTAAGGCTGGCCACAGATCCAGCATCCAGATGGTCATAATGAGAATGACTGATGACAACAGCATCGATCCTGGGCAGCTGTTGGTGGGAGGATTAAAAACTGATGTATGATGGAATCAGCCACAGAAACAATGGGTCAAACAATGTGTtgctttattaaaaagaaaaaaatactaaaCCTGTTCCACAGTGCAGGGGGGCCCTCGGTACCTTTTTGGCCCCATGAACTGGAACGGCGAGGCCCTCTGGCTGAAAATTGGGTCTGTCAGAATATTCAGCCCATCCATTTCAACCAGGACCGTGGCGTGACCCAGCCAGGTGACTCTCAGACCTGGACCAGACTCTGAGAGGTCTGGGTTCTGGACGAAGTACGGTTCCATCACTGGGAGCTCATTGTCCAGAGCctgtgaggaggaaggaggtcacagggaggagggagggatgatgCAGAAGGAGATTGAGAAAACCACATCCTGATTATGAGGAATACGTTTCAGCCTTGTGACTCGTCTGATCAGATTTTACAAAAGTGAACTTGAGTCCTATTTAATCCTAATAACAGAGTCACTGTTCTGCTCACTGCA
This region of Chelmon rostratus isolate fCheRos1 chromosome 22, fCheRos1.pri, whole genome shotgun sequence genomic DNA includes:
- the napepld gene encoding N-acyl-phosphatidylethanolamine-hydrolyzing phospholipase D isoform X3 gives rise to the protein MEKPSSSGRAALEESKSLVEDAGVLRGAEGGEADPPTPRKSSSSRSSRKSFRLDYRLEEEVTKSCRDKHGRWTNPWPTWRFPSYTTLLRFLLLDKNHSNIPSSKEALDNELPVMEPYFVQNPDLSESGPGLRVTWLGHATVLVEMDGLNILTDPIFSQRASPFQFMGPKRYRGPPCTVEQLPRIDAVVISHSHYDHLDAGSVASLNARFGGELRWFVPLGLMDWLMKMGCENVMELDWWEENCVPGHDDVTFVCTPSQHWSKRTALDDNKSLWGSWSVLGPDHRFFFAGDTGYCSSFQEIGRRFGPFDLAAIPIGAYLPRDMMQGQHVDPEEAVQIHQDLQAKQSVAIHWGTFALAYEFYLEPPARLREALEQKGLKPESFFTLHHGESRLIASQEGDVFN
- the napepld gene encoding N-acyl-phosphatidylethanolamine-hydrolyzing phospholipase D isoform X1, with product METALRRPVHLLPVFKFSKHTWRLNVVCLLGLKSLQVSLSRGRNTRCGGEPMEKPSSSGRAALEESKSLVEDAGVLRGAEGGEADPPTPRKSSSSRSSRKSFRLDYRLEEEVTKSCRDKHGRWTNPWPTWRFPSYTTLLRFLLLDKNHSNIPSSKEALDNELPVMEPYFVQNPDLSESGPGLRVTWLGHATVLVEMDGLNILTDPIFSQRASPFQFMGPKRYRGPPCTVEQLPRIDAVVISHSHYDHLDAGSVASLNARFGGELRWFVPLGLMDWLMKMGCENVMELDWWEENCVPGHDDVTFVCTPSQHWSKRTALDDNKSLWGSWSVLGPDHRFFFAGDTGYCSSFQEIGRRFGPFDLAAIPIGAYLPRDMMQGQHVDPEEAVQIHQDLQAKQSVAIHWGTFALAYEFYLEPPARLREALEQKGLKPESFFTLHHGESRLIASQEGDVFN
- the napepld gene encoding N-acyl-phosphatidylethanolamine-hydrolyzing phospholipase D isoform X2, coding for MRLRVHHQHAIALMCGGEPMEKPSSSGRAALEESKSLVEDAGVLRGAEGGEADPPTPRKSSSSRSSRKSFRLDYRLEEEVTKSCRDKHGRWTNPWPTWRFPSYTTLLRFLLLDKNHSNIPSSKEALDNELPVMEPYFVQNPDLSESGPGLRVTWLGHATVLVEMDGLNILTDPIFSQRASPFQFMGPKRYRGPPCTVEQLPRIDAVVISHSHYDHLDAGSVASLNARFGGELRWFVPLGLMDWLMKMGCENVMELDWWEENCVPGHDDVTFVCTPSQHWSKRTALDDNKSLWGSWSVLGPDHRFFFAGDTGYCSSFQEIGRRFGPFDLAAIPIGAYLPRDMMQGQHVDPEEAVQIHQDLQAKQSVAIHWGTFALAYEFYLEPPARLREALEQKGLKPESFFTLHHGESRLIASQEGDVFN